Proteins from a genomic interval of Sulfurospirillum oryzae:
- a CDS encoding DegT/DnrJ/EryC1/StrS family aminotransferase translates to MQIPFIDLKTQYETYKEEINKEVLDVLSSTQFIMGPQVTKLEENLAKYTGAKYAYACSSGTDALLIALMAIDVQPDDEIITTPFTFIATAETIALLKAKPVFVDIDETTYNIDPKLIEAKITPRTKAIMPVSLYGQTADMDAINTIAKKHNLVVIEDACQSFGAEYKGKKSCNLSTIGCTSFFPSKPLGCYGDGGAIFCSDEALAAKIKSLLNHGQGKRYEHKYIGINGRLDALQAAILNVKMNHFEAECKKRIEVGNRYSKLLEGADVITPKVMDDRNSMYAQYSIRVKNRESVMQKLNDAGVPTAVHYPIPLHLQEALSYLGYKKGDFPLSEKVGTEIMSLPMSPFLTTEQQDFVVNAIKA, encoded by the coding sequence ATGCAAATCCCTTTTATCGACCTCAAAACGCAATATGAAACCTACAAAGAAGAGATAAACAAAGAAGTTTTAGATGTTTTAAGTTCAACTCAGTTTATCATGGGTCCACAAGTGACAAAACTTGAGGAAAATCTAGCAAAATACACAGGTGCAAAATACGCCTATGCATGTTCAAGCGGAACAGATGCTCTTTTAATCGCGCTTATGGCGATAGATGTACAACCTGATGATGAGATTATCACGACTCCATTTACGTTCATCGCAACGGCTGAGACTATCGCACTTTTAAAAGCAAAGCCTGTATTTGTTGACATCGATGAGACAACCTACAACATTGACCCAAAACTCATTGAAGCGAAAATCACCCCAAGAACCAAAGCGATTATGCCCGTTTCTCTTTACGGACAAACAGCAGATATGGACGCGATTAACACTATTGCTAAAAAACACAATTTAGTCGTTATAGAAGATGCATGCCAAAGTTTTGGAGCAGAGTACAAAGGCAAAAAATCATGTAACCTAAGCACCATCGGTTGTACCAGCTTCTTCCCATCAAAACCTCTTGGATGTTACGGTGATGGTGGAGCGATTTTTTGTAGCGATGAGGCACTAGCGGCTAAAATCAAATCTCTACTTAACCACGGACAAGGCAAGCGCTATGAACACAAATACATCGGTATCAACGGTAGACTCGATGCGCTTCAAGCAGCTATCCTCAATGTCAAAATGAACCATTTTGAAGCAGAATGTAAAAAACGTATCGAAGTGGGTAACCGTTACAGCAAATTGCTTGAGGGTGCTGATGTCATCACCCCAAAAGTGATGGATGATCGCAACTCTATGTACGCACAGTATTCTATCCGCGTTAAAAATCGCGAGAGTGTCATGCAAAAGCTAAACGATGCGGGTGTACCAACAGCGGTTCACTACCCAATTCCACTTCATTTGCAAGAAGCTCTTTCATACCTTGGCTATAAAAAAGGTGATTTCCCTCTTAGTGAAAAAGTCGGAACAGAGATCATGAGCCTTCCAATGAGTCCATTTTTAACCACAGAACAACAAGATTTTGTTGTCAACGCAATTAAGGCATAA
- a CDS encoding Gfo/Idh/MocA family protein, with amino-acid sequence MVKVALIGLGSMGQNHYRVLKSLPEFELTALCDIQQTREYDEPFYTDIDEMLEKADIQAVVIVVPTFLHKSVALKCLAKGKDLFIEKPVASNCDEAKEILEAAAKAKAKVCVGYIERFNPVVEALKNELEGKEIYSIGITRVGPFPPRIADVGILTDLSVHDIDLIRYITEHEIEKVSIYKSQKIHNHHEDNAILSFQLSGEIVASITTNWLTPFRKRTIEVATKEGYYEADLMAQDLTEYSEYQKNNSYVIRKIMLKKEEPLVREHKAFAQYIETGDRHGLSTIEDSMITLDISSRKA; translated from the coding sequence ATGGTAAAAGTAGCATTAATCGGTCTTGGATCTATGGGTCAAAACCACTACAGAGTTTTAAAAAGTTTGCCAGAATTCGAACTTACAGCATTGTGCGACATTCAGCAAACCAGAGAATACGATGAGCCTTTTTACACAGACATTGATGAAATGTTAGAAAAAGCGGATATTCAAGCTGTTGTCATTGTTGTTCCAACCTTTTTGCATAAAAGTGTTGCACTCAAATGCCTTGCCAAAGGCAAAGATCTGTTTATCGAAAAACCCGTAGCTTCCAATTGTGACGAAGCCAAAGAGATTTTAGAAGCAGCAGCCAAAGCCAAAGCAAAAGTGTGCGTTGGTTACATTGAGCGTTTTAACCCTGTGGTTGAGGCACTTAAAAACGAGCTTGAAGGTAAAGAGATCTACAGTATTGGCATTACGCGCGTAGGACCGTTTCCTCCACGTATCGCAGATGTCGGTATCTTAACTGACCTCTCTGTGCATGATATTGATCTTATTCGCTACATCACAGAACACGAGATCGAAAAAGTCTCTATCTACAAATCACAAAAAATTCATAATCACCATGAAGACAACGCTATTTTATCGTTTCAACTTAGTGGCGAGATCGTTGCAAGCATTACGACCAACTGGCTAACACCGTTTCGTAAACGTACCATCGAAGTCGCAACCAAAGAGGGTTACTATGAGGCTGACTTGATGGCACAAGATTTGACGGAATACTCAGAATACCAAAAAAACAACTCTTATGTCATCCGCAAGATCATGCTTAAAAAAGAAGAGCCTTTGGTTCGCGAACACAAAGCGTTTGCTCAGTACATTGAAACGGGTGATCGTCATGGTTTAAGCACCATTGAAGACAGTATGATTACCCTCGACATCTCTTC